In the genome of Desulfatirhabdium butyrativorans DSM 18734, one region contains:
- a CDS encoding MarR family EPS-associated transcriptional regulator — MNASDPVSTETHYRVLKYLQSRPDATQRELAGELGVSLGKLNYCLKALIEKGWIKMSNFASSSSKKGYIYLLTPGGIEAKARLTRHFLQRKMAEYDRLKREIQALKAEVGEDGLE; from the coding sequence ATGAATGCAAGTGATCCCGTATCCACGGAAACCCATTATCGCGTATTGAAATACCTGCAGAGCCGACCCGATGCCACGCAGCGGGAGCTTGCAGGCGAACTCGGCGTATCGCTTGGGAAACTCAACTACTGCCTCAAGGCCCTGATCGAAAAGGGATGGATCAAGATGAGCAATTTCGCCAGCAGCTCATCCAAAAAGGGGTACATCTATCTGTTGACCCCCGGCGGCATCGAGGCCAAGGCCCGGCTGACAAGGCACTTCCTGCAGCGGAAGATGGCGGAATACGACCGGCTCAAACGGGAAATCCAGGCGCTCAAGGCCGAAGTCGGAGAGGACGGTCTCGAATGA
- a CDS encoding dihydroorotate dehydrogenase — MTTASVDWHVDIGALRLKNPVLTASGTFGYGVEFSELIDLGQLGGMIVKGLSLEPSRGNPPPRIVETACGMLNAIGLENVGLDAFVRDKLPFLKTLPTAVLVNIYGKRIEDYAEIARRLDAVEGIGAIEINISCPNVQAGGVAFGTDPAMAHAVVAAVREATRLPLIAKLSPNVTDITVIARAVADAGADAVSLINTITAMAIDIETRKPRLANITGGLSGPAIKPVALRMVWQTAREVKVPVIGVGGIMNAADAIEFFIAGASAVEVGTANFVNPRATVEILAGIEAYCMRHGIQRLSELVGSLVLA; from the coding sequence ATGACAACCGCATCGGTCGACTGGCATGTGGACATCGGCGCATTGCGCCTGAAAAATCCGGTTTTGACGGCCTCCGGCACCTTTGGATACGGTGTGGAATTTTCGGAGCTGATCGATCTGGGGCAACTGGGCGGCATGATCGTCAAGGGATTGTCGCTGGAGCCTTCCCGGGGAAACCCGCCCCCGCGCATCGTGGAAACGGCCTGCGGTATGCTCAATGCCATCGGCCTCGAGAATGTCGGGCTCGATGCCTTCGTTCGGGATAAACTGCCGTTCTTGAAGACCCTGCCGACGGCCGTTCTCGTGAACATTTATGGGAAGCGGATCGAAGATTATGCCGAGATCGCCCGGCGTCTCGATGCGGTCGAAGGCATTGGCGCCATCGAGATCAACATCTCCTGCCCGAACGTGCAGGCGGGAGGGGTGGCCTTCGGCACCGATCCGGCGATGGCCCATGCAGTTGTGGCGGCCGTGCGCGAGGCCACCCGGCTGCCGCTGATCGCCAAGCTGAGCCCGAATGTGACCGACATCACCGTGATCGCCAGGGCCGTGGCGGATGCCGGGGCGGATGCGGTGTCCCTGATCAACACCATCACGGCGATGGCCATCGACATCGAAACCCGCAAGCCCAGGCTTGCCAATATCACCGGGGGGCTTTCGGGACCGGCCATCAAACCCGTGGCGCTGCGCATGGTCTGGCAGACGGCCCGCGAGGTGAAGGTGCCGGTGATCGGTGTCGGCGGCATCATGAACGCAGCGGACGCCATCGAATTTTTCATTGCAGGGGCTTCGGCCGTCGAGGTGGGAACGGCCAATTTCGTCAACCCGAGAGCCACGGTGGAGATTCTGGCCGGCATCGAAGCCTATTGCATGCGGCATGGCATTCAGCGGCTTTCGGAGCTTGTCGGCTCCCTGGTGCTGGCGTGA
- a CDS encoding transcriptional activator RfaH → MSRRWFVIRTKTNRETSARMQYERQGHEVYLPLIRRTVRHARRNLEVLRPFFPGYLFLHLDPESADWVAIASTYDAIGAIRFGNCYAPVPDWVIEDLKARERNGAIELNMLQSDWLIPGAAIGVRLDTETVASGIVYSSRGKANVVVLLELMGRALKATVPIDRLCRPASG, encoded by the coding sequence ATGAGCCGCCGCTGGTTTGTCATCCGCACCAAGACCAACCGGGAAACGAGCGCCCGCATGCAGTATGAGCGTCAGGGCCACGAAGTTTACCTGCCGCTCATCCGGCGCACGGTGCGCCATGCCCGGCGTAATTTGGAAGTGCTGCGGCCGTTTTTCCCGGGATACCTGTTTCTGCACCTGGATCCCGAATCGGCCGACTGGGTGGCCATCGCCTCCACCTACGACGCCATCGGCGCCATCCGCTTCGGCAACTGCTACGCGCCTGTGCCGGATTGGGTCATCGAAGACCTGAAGGCCCGGGAAAGGAACGGGGCCATCGAGCTGAACATGCTTCAATCCGACTGGCTCATCCCCGGCGCAGCCATCGGGGTCCGGCTCGATACGGAAACGGTGGCATCCGGAATCGTCTATTCCAGCCGCGGCAAAGCCAATGTCGTGGTCCTGCTCGAACTGATGGGCCGGGCGCTGAAGGCCACCGTTCCGATCGATCGCCTCTGCCGGCCCGCCTCGGGATGA
- a CDS encoding ATP-binding protein, with protein sequence MVQRKKLPIGVQNFREIRSENDYYVDKTAFVARLADGGKYYFLSRPRRFGKSLFLDTLAEAFSGNRPLFEGLYLEDHWDWEKIHPVVRISFAEGRLRNEAELDHHIHAEIEANAQALGIDVPPKTEAIHIRFRRLIAEAARHFGQRTVVLVDEYDKPILDNLTEPDIARAMREGLRNLYSVLKGQDANLRFVFLTGVSKFSKVSIFSGLNNLSDITLDGRYATICGYTEADLDTVFAPELEGLDREAIRHWYNGYRWEGEGVYNPFDVLLLFDKRQFRAWWFETGTPTFLVEWLQQHRYFTPQLECMYADEQLLSAFDVDRIRAEAILWQTGYVTIERSQQKGAQMFHMLHVPNAEVRSALNTLLLESWHPGRSEMPRMAMALYDYLAQGDAESLKGHFERLFSAIPADWYRKNPIAQYEGYFASVFYSHLASLGLEMAAEDNANQGRVDLMLRLSPYVWLFEFKLVDGDSPTGEALAQLRAKDYAAKYRDGHTEIIEVGIEFSRSKRQIVGWQMDRR encoded by the coding sequence ATGGTGCAGCGGAAGAAACTTCCCATCGGTGTGCAGAATTTCCGGGAAATTCGTTCGGAGAACGACTATTACGTCGACAAGACGGCCTTTGTCGCCCGGCTGGCGGATGGCGGCAAGTACTATTTTCTCTCCCGGCCCCGGCGCTTCGGCAAGTCCCTCTTTCTCGACACCCTGGCCGAGGCGTTCTCCGGCAACCGGCCGCTCTTCGAAGGGCTGTATCTCGAAGACCACTGGGATTGGGAAAAGATTCATCCGGTGGTGCGGATCAGTTTTGCCGAAGGAAGGCTCCGCAACGAAGCCGAACTGGATCATCACATCCATGCGGAAATCGAAGCGAACGCCCAGGCACTGGGGATCGATGTGCCGCCGAAAACGGAGGCGATCCATATCCGGTTTCGGCGGTTGATCGCCGAGGCTGCCCGGCATTTCGGTCAGCGCACCGTGGTTTTGGTGGACGAATACGACAAGCCGATTCTGGACAACCTGACCGAGCCGGACATCGCCCGGGCCATGCGCGAGGGGCTTCGCAACCTGTATTCGGTTCTGAAAGGGCAGGATGCCAACCTCCGGTTTGTCTTTCTGACGGGGGTATCCAAATTCAGCAAGGTGTCCATTTTTTCCGGGCTGAACAATCTATCGGATATTACCCTCGACGGCCGATACGCCACGATCTGCGGCTACACCGAGGCCGATCTCGACACGGTGTTTGCCCCGGAGCTCGAAGGGCTCGATCGCGAAGCGATCCGCCACTGGTACAACGGCTACCGATGGGAAGGCGAAGGGGTGTACAATCCCTTCGATGTTCTGCTTCTATTCGACAAGCGGCAGTTTCGGGCCTGGTGGTTCGAGACGGGCACGCCGACCTTTCTGGTGGAATGGCTTCAGCAGCACCGCTACTTCACCCCGCAATTGGAGTGCATGTATGCCGACGAGCAACTGCTTTCGGCCTTCGACGTGGATCGCATCCGGGCGGAAGCCATCCTGTGGCAGACCGGATATGTCACGATCGAGCGATCCCAGCAAAAAGGAGCGCAGATGTTTCACATGCTGCATGTTCCCAATGCGGAAGTGCGTTCAGCCCTCAATACGTTGCTGCTGGAATCCTGGCATCCCGGCAGATCGGAAATGCCGCGGATGGCGATGGCGCTGTACGATTACCTGGCCCAGGGAGACGCCGAATCCCTGAAGGGGCATTTTGAGCGGCTGTTTTCCGCCATTCCGGCAGACTGGTACCGCAAGAACCCCATCGCGCAATATGAAGGCTATTTCGCGAGCGTGTTTTACAGCCATCTGGCTTCACTGGGGCTGGAGATGGCGGCCGAGGATAACGCCAACCAAGGCCGGGTAGACCTGATGCTCCGCCTTTCGCCCTATGTGTGGCTTTTCGAATTCAAGCTCGTCGACGGCGACAGCCCCACGGGCGAAGCCCTGGCCCAGCTCAGGGCCAAAGACTATGCCGCCAAATACCGCGATGGCCATACGGAAATCATCGAGGTCGGCATCGAGTTTTCAAGAAGCAAGCGGCAG
- a CDS encoding ferritin family protein: MEMDSYEAIVRYAIEKEREAAEFYETLGKMAVMEGVREMLLEFAGEERKHERILRDVDCTQECKIATNDYHYRWIADIKRSDLMVDIPFDPNMGYRDVLIVAMKREEKALALYNELLAKSQTQQAKNTFKLLCQEEAKHKLKLETLYDDFMKEMGD; the protein is encoded by the coding sequence ATGGAAATGGATAGTTACGAGGCGATCGTCCGGTATGCGATCGAAAAGGAGCGGGAGGCGGCCGAATTCTACGAAACGCTGGGCAAAATGGCTGTCATGGAAGGTGTGCGGGAGATGCTGCTCGAGTTTGCAGGGGAGGAACGCAAACACGAGCGCATTTTGCGGGACGTGGATTGTACACAGGAATGCAAGATCGCTACCAACGACTACCATTACCGGTGGATAGCCGATATCAAGCGAAGCGATCTGATGGTGGATATTCCGTTTGATCCGAACATGGGATATCGGGATGTGCTGATCGTGGCCATGAAACGGGAGGAGAAGGCCCTGGCGCTGTACAACGAATTGCTGGCCAAATCCCAGACGCAGCAGGCGAAAAATACGTTCAAATTGCTCTGCCAGGAAGAGGCCAAACACAAATTGAAGCTCGAGACGCTTTATGACGACTTCATGAAGGAGATGGGAGACTGA
- a CDS encoding DUF1902 domain-containing protein produces the protein MLNKPLFVRVEWDEEAKVWIATSEDVPGLATEEDTMEHLIDKLKVLIPELLAANGMSGAFDVPFEVLARSFEIARAVTD, from the coding sequence ATGTTGAATAAACCTCTATTTGTACGCGTAGAATGGGACGAAGAGGCAAAGGTCTGGATCGCGACCAGTGAAGATGTCCCGGGGTTGGCAACAGAAGAAGACACCATGGAGCATTTAATTGACAAATTAAAAGTCCTTATTCCCGAATTGTTGGCAGCCAACGGAATGTCAGGTGCCTTTGATGTGCCATTTGAAGTGCTGGCTCGCAGTTTTGAGATAGCAAGGGCTGTAACCGACTGA
- a CDS encoding YtfJ family protein: MKKIWMLALCVVALAVSVQTASAEPLTIGMKAPDWSFKDADGKSYNMESWAGKVLLINYVDPDESDLNEHFTDAMKKAKDQGLLKDETYKGIGIADCKATWKPDALIRSIAGAKAKKYHSVILFDYDATLRNAWGLKEDTANAILLDKNRIVKAIVRGRVPDDQVAKIVNLAIELQKE, from the coding sequence ATGAAAAAAATCTGGATGCTGGCGTTGTGTGTTGTGGCTCTGGCGGTGTCGGTTCAAACGGCTTCGGCTGAACCCCTGACCATCGGCATGAAGGCGCCCGACTGGTCGTTCAAGGATGCGGATGGCAAGAGCTACAACATGGAATCCTGGGCCGGAAAGGTGCTGCTGATCAATTATGTCGATCCGGACGAATCCGATCTGAACGAGCATTTTACCGATGCCATGAAAAAGGCCAAGGACCAGGGCCTGCTGAAAGACGAAACCTACAAGGGAATCGGGATTGCGGATTGCAAGGCCACCTGGAAGCCGGATGCGCTGATCCGATCCATTGCCGGCGCCAAGGCCAAAAAATACCATTCGGTCATCCTCTTTGATTATGACGCAACGCTTCGGAATGCATGGGGGCTGAAGGAAGACACGGCCAATGCGATCCTGCTGGACAAAAACCGCATCGTCAAGGCCATCGTTCGGGGAAGGGTGCCGGATGATCAGGTCGCCAAGATCGTCAATCTGGCCATCGAGCTGCAGAAGGAGTAG
- a CDS encoding ATP-binding protein — MNRKKLPIGIQTFRQMIEEGYYYVDKTPFVARMAEGGKYYFLSRPRRFGKSLFLDTLAEAFTGKPDLFSGLYLERHWNWGTTHPVIRISFAEGRLESRDQLDARIRRILQTNAQHLGITCANEGDIVSCFEELITKAARHFGSRTVVLVDEYDKPILDNLTDPGTARAMREGLRNLYSVLKGQDANLQLVFLTGVSKFSKVSIFSGLNNLSDITLDARYATICGYTESDLDTVFAPELEGLDREAIRHWYNGYRWDGEPVYNPFDVLLLLDKRQFRAFWFETGTPTFLVDWLQQRRFDTPKLERLFANEELLSAFDVDLIRPEAMLWQTGYLTIREKRITPAGPSYFLGLPNHEVRTALNRAIQLSWLPNASEVMEAALDLYGWLAENDQAALRSHFEQLYAGIPHDWYRSNPIAGYEGYFASVFYSHLAGLGLDITAEDVSSQGRCDLAIRYGSRLYLIEFKLVDGQEPTGEALAQLKRKNYAAKYAEEAVLIGIEFSKPLRQIVGWDVA; from the coding sequence ATGAACCGAAAAAAACTCCCCATCGGCATCCAGACCTTCCGCCAGATGATCGAGGAAGGCTACTACTACGTGGACAAGACGCCCTTCGTCGCCCGGATGGCCGAAGGCGGCAAGTACTATTTCCTTTCGCGTCCCCGGCGCTTCGGCAAATCCCTCTTCCTCGACACCCTGGCCGAAGCCTTCACCGGAAAGCCGGATCTCTTCTCCGGCCTCTATCTCGAGCGCCACTGGAACTGGGGCACCACCCACCCGGTGATCCGCATCAGCTTTGCAGAAGGCCGGCTGGAGAGCCGCGACCAGTTGGATGCCCGCATCCGCAGAATCCTCCAGACCAATGCACAGCATCTGGGCATCACCTGCGCAAACGAAGGCGACATCGTGAGCTGCTTCGAGGAACTCATCACCAAAGCCGCCCGGCATTTCGGCAGCCGCACCGTCGTTCTGGTGGACGAATACGACAAGCCCATCCTCGACAACCTCACGGATCCCGGCACAGCCCGCGCCATGCGCGAAGGGCTTCGCAACCTCTACTCCGTACTGAAGGGCCAGGATGCCAACCTGCAGCTCGTCTTTCTGACCGGTGTTTCCAAATTCAGCAAGGTCTCCATCTTTTCCGGCCTGAACAACCTTTCGGATATCACCCTCGATGCCCGATACGCCACCATCTGCGGCTACACCGAATCGGACCTCGACACCGTCTTCGCTCCGGAACTGGAAGGTCTGGATCGGGAAGCCATTCGCCACTGGTACAACGGCTACCGATGGGATGGCGAGCCTGTCTACAATCCCTTCGACGTGCTGCTGCTTCTGGACAAACGGCAATTCCGCGCCTTCTGGTTCGAAACCGGAACCCCGACCTTCCTGGTCGACTGGCTGCAGCAGCGGCGCTTCGACACCCCGAAGCTGGAGCGGCTCTTTGCAAACGAGGAGCTGCTTTCGGCCTTCGATGTGGATCTCATCCGGCCCGAGGCCATGCTGTGGCAGACGGGATACCTGACCATCCGGGAGAAGCGGATCACCCCAGCCGGGCCGTCGTATTTTCTGGGGCTTCCGAACCACGAAGTGCGAACGGCCCTGAACCGGGCCATCCAACTGTCCTGGCTGCCCAATGCCAGCGAGGTGATGGAGGCGGCGCTGGATCTCTACGGCTGGCTTGCCGAAAACGACCAGGCGGCCCTGCGCAGCCACTTCGAGCAGTTGTATGCCGGCATCCCGCACGACTGGTACCGCAGCAACCCCATCGCCGGCTATGAAGGATATTTCGCCAGCGTCTTCTACAGCCACCTGGCAGGCCTGGGCCTCGACATCACGGCAGAGGACGTCTCGAGCCAGGGCCGGTGCGATCTGGCCATTCGCTACGGGAGCCGCCTCTACCTCATCGAATTCAAACTCGTCGATGGGCAGGAGCCGACCGGCGAGGCGCTTGCCCAACTGAAACGAAAGAACTACGCCGCCAAATACGCCGAAGAGGCCGTCCTGATCGGCATCGAATTCAGCAAACCCCTGCGGCAGATCGTCGGATGGGATGTGGCCTGA
- a CDS encoding MBL fold metallo-hydrolase, whose product MIIDRVGQIEGSLYMLGNAAIPVYLWDGERPIVFDAGFAFLGKTYAEAIEATLGGGRRPAICALTHSHFDHCGAAGYFKRRFAGLQTAAAEHAQAILARPNAISLMRELTKASVQTAAINGFAADPAIEFEPFDIDMVLKEGDVLHPSEDTVVQVLETPGHTRDCLSFYIPSRKALIASEAAGIMDTTGYIVSDCLVDYGMYLDSLKRLSQLDVGILCLGHRYALSGEDARRYLSRSIAHCLEFRDIVADSLDREHNDLARTVQAIKAWEYDGKPEPKQPEPAYRINLEARVNAVAKHLGKSLS is encoded by the coding sequence ATGATCATCGATCGTGTCGGACAAATCGAAGGTTCCCTGTATATGCTGGGCAATGCCGCCATTCCGGTGTACCTCTGGGATGGCGAGCGGCCCATCGTTTTCGATGCGGGCTTCGCCTTTCTGGGAAAGACCTATGCCGAAGCGATTGAAGCCACGCTCGGCGGTGGGCGGCGGCCGGCAATCTGTGCGCTGACCCATTCCCATTTCGATCATTGCGGGGCCGCGGGCTATTTCAAAAGGCGGTTTGCAGGCTTGCAGACGGCGGCAGCCGAACATGCGCAGGCGATTCTGGCAAGGCCGAACGCCATCAGCCTGATGCGGGAGCTGACAAAGGCATCCGTCCAGACCGCAGCCATCAACGGGTTTGCCGCCGATCCGGCCATCGAATTCGAGCCTTTCGATATCGACATGGTGCTGAAGGAAGGAGACGTTCTCCATCCTTCCGAGGATACGGTGGTGCAGGTGCTGGAAACCCCGGGCCACACGCGCGATTGCCTGAGTTTCTATATCCCTTCCCGAAAGGCGCTGATTGCATCCGAAGCGGCCGGGATCATGGATACGACGGGATATATCGTATCGGATTGCCTCGTGGATTACGGCATGTATCTCGATTCGCTGAAGCGGCTTTCCCAACTGGATGTGGGCATCCTGTGCCTGGGGCACCGGTATGCATTGAGCGGAGAAGACGCCAGGCGATACCTCTCCCGATCCATTGCCCATTGTCTGGAATTCCGCGATATCGTAGCGGACAGCCTCGATCGGGAACACAACGATCTGGCCCGGACCGTCCAGGCCATCAAGGCCTGGGAATACGACGGCAAGCCGGAGCCCAAGCAGCCTGAGCCTGCCTACCGCATCAATCTGGAGGCCCGGGTGAACGCCGTAGCCAAACATCTGGGAAAATCGCTTTCATGA
- a CDS encoding polysaccharide deacetylase family protein, producing MKSTNQPFVFLDNQGKRWHRLRIALIAATIVILTASVVFVQSLLVPPVFPVSKSFLQLKARLHALETRNDLPSTVSLKAKWMAFSRTASASPLFRSTEAMPPRLKLRKTTRPPRVGFVEEGFPAALVSLQNHAKSLTHVCTEWMSLVDTHAGLSVLPNPKVIEIARKNNLKVVLLLNNMLGNKWQTDAVEWLASASDAVQDRFIGDILLNLKYVDADGLLIEWGEIDSQYRQGITRLILKIAHALRDANIETWLRVPMGPDLRAYDLDALCEDVDYFVAALHDEFTETDEAGPVASQPWFDGWLETMMDYGEPSQWIIEIGTYGYDWEKGAREARTKAFTDIMACAGQSGIETIESRGPGYNPHFDYTDEGVEHSVWFLDVATFANQLQSIRRHHVSGIGIYSLGYEDPAVWKILDNPNAAVSPEECQPMQAAGRVAHFGNGCVLTVEDGSENGQRAIHLDADGKFVETYTVLPSYVTVVHQGSGKEDEVSLTFDDGPDPAYTPKILDILKQHNVKAAFFVIGANAEKYPEIISRMVAEGHEVGNHTFTHPNLARISGERAVLELNATQRLIESITGRSTIWFRPPYAADALPTSPEDIATLRIAQDLGYLTVMHDIDPEDWSRPGIDEIIRRIQNGRLLGGNIVLLHDGGGNRRQTVEALPAILDYFDKRADRVVGLSALLGLSPDQAMPHVVASRQSLSRIVSGGGLKVFYGIERSLWSFLVVSTGLVLLRTLFILVLAIRNRRRKSAGKPFHPAVSVLLAAYNEARVIGPTIRSVLDTDYPADIELIVVDDGSADDTAAIVASLAATDPRIRLIRQPNRGKAEALKLGMQHTSHEIVVMLDADTCFRRDTLGHLIQPLGDPAVGAVCGHARIGNLRTMVARFQAIEYACGFNLDRQAFDEINGITVVPGAINAVRKAALLRSGGISADTLAEDTDFTLAMHRLGYRIVYAPRAIAYTEAPETLAALGKQRFRWAFGTLQCLWKHRDMTFNPRYKALGCLSLPNVWFFHILLIAVSPIVDLMLLLGVLLGISGFPMLVYFSAFLLCEMLTAALALRLEGAPWRHLLLVPIMRLVYRPLLGWVMWKSLAKALKGVWVGWGKLERTGAVSLS from the coding sequence ATGAAATCCACCAATCAGCCGTTCGTGTTTCTCGACAACCAGGGGAAAAGATGGCACCGGCTGCGCATCGCCCTGATTGCGGCCACCATCGTGATTCTGACGGCATCCGTCGTTTTCGTCCAGTCGCTGCTGGTTCCGCCGGTCTTCCCGGTCAGCAAGTCTTTCCTGCAGTTGAAGGCCAGGCTCCATGCGCTCGAAACCCGCAACGACCTCCCCTCCACCGTTTCGCTCAAGGCCAAATGGATGGCGTTTTCCCGAACGGCATCGGCCTCCCCCCTGTTCCGCTCCACCGAAGCCATGCCCCCGCGGCTCAAACTCCGAAAAACCACCCGGCCGCCCCGCGTCGGTTTCGTCGAAGAAGGCTTTCCGGCGGCTCTTGTATCGCTGCAGAACCACGCCAAAAGCCTCACCCACGTCTGCACCGAATGGATGTCGCTTGTCGACACCCATGCCGGGCTCTCCGTCCTGCCCAATCCCAAGGTGATCGAAATCGCCCGGAAGAACAACCTGAAGGTCGTGCTGCTGCTCAACAACATGCTCGGCAACAAATGGCAGACGGACGCCGTCGAATGGCTGGCCTCCGCCTCCGATGCCGTTCAGGATCGCTTCATCGGCGACATTCTGCTGAACCTGAAATATGTGGATGCCGACGGACTGCTGATTGAATGGGGGGAAATCGATTCGCAATACCGGCAGGGCATCACCCGGCTCATCCTGAAAATCGCCCATGCGCTGCGTGACGCCAACATCGAAACCTGGCTCCGGGTGCCGATGGGGCCTGATCTGCGGGCCTACGATCTCGATGCGCTCTGTGAAGATGTCGATTATTTCGTTGCGGCGCTCCACGACGAATTCACGGAAACGGACGAGGCAGGCCCGGTGGCGTCCCAGCCCTGGTTCGACGGGTGGCTGGAGACCATGATGGACTACGGCGAACCTTCCCAATGGATCATCGAAATCGGCACCTACGGATACGACTGGGAGAAAGGCGCCAGGGAAGCCAGAACCAAGGCCTTCACGGACATCATGGCCTGTGCCGGGCAAAGCGGCATCGAAACCATCGAAAGCAGGGGGCCGGGGTACAATCCGCATTTCGACTACACCGATGAAGGCGTCGAACATTCCGTCTGGTTTCTGGATGTGGCAACGTTTGCCAACCAGTTGCAGAGCATCCGGCGCCACCATGTCAGCGGCATCGGCATCTACAGCCTCGGCTACGAAGACCCGGCCGTCTGGAAGATTCTCGACAATCCCAACGCGGCGGTCTCCCCGGAGGAATGCCAGCCCATGCAGGCAGCAGGCCGTGTGGCCCATTTCGGCAACGGCTGTGTGCTCACCGTCGAAGACGGCAGTGAAAACGGCCAGCGCGCCATCCATCTGGATGCGGACGGGAAATTCGTCGAAACCTACACCGTCCTGCCATCCTATGTCACCGTCGTGCATCAGGGCAGCGGCAAGGAAGACGAGGTCTCCCTCACCTTCGATGACGGCCCCGATCCGGCCTACACACCCAAGATCCTGGATATTCTCAAGCAGCACAACGTCAAGGCCGCCTTTTTCGTCATCGGCGCCAATGCGGAAAAATACCCCGAGATCATCAGCCGCATGGTCGCAGAAGGCCATGAAGTCGGCAACCACACCTTCACCCACCCGAACCTGGCCCGGATTTCCGGCGAGCGGGCCGTGCTGGAACTCAATGCCACCCAGCGCCTGATCGAAAGCATTACCGGCCGATCCACCATCTGGTTCCGGCCGCCCTATGCGGCGGACGCTCTGCCGACAAGCCCCGAGGACATCGCCACGCTGCGCATCGCCCAGGACCTGGGTTACCTGACGGTCATGCACGACATCGATCCGGAGGACTGGTCGCGCCCCGGCATCGATGAAATCATCCGGCGCATTCAGAACGGGCGGCTTCTGGGCGGAAACATCGTGCTGCTGCACGACGGGGGCGGAAACCGCCGGCAGACCGTCGAAGCCCTTCCCGCCATCCTGGATTATTTCGACAAGCGGGCCGATCGCGTCGTGGGCCTCTCCGCCCTGCTCGGCCTCTCCCCCGATCAGGCCATGCCGCACGTGGTGGCCAGCCGGCAATCCCTGAGCCGGATCGTCAGCGGCGGCGGCCTGAAAGTGTTCTACGGCATCGAGCGCTCCCTGTGGTCGTTTCTGGTGGTATCCACCGGGCTTGTCCTGCTGCGCACCCTCTTCATCCTGGTGCTGGCCATCCGCAACAGGCGGCGAAAGTCCGCCGGAAAGCCTTTTCATCCGGCCGTCAGCGTGCTTCTGGCCGCATACAACGAAGCCCGGGTCATCGGCCCGACCATCCGCTCCGTGCTCGACACCGACTATCCGGCAGACATCGAGCTGATCGTGGTGGATGACGGATCGGCGGATGACACCGCGGCAATTGTCGCATCCCTTGCCGCAACCGATCCCCGCATCCGCCTGATCCGCCAGCCCAACCGCGGAAAGGCCGAAGCCCTGAAACTCGGAATGCAGCACACATCCCATGAAATCGTGGTCATGCTCGATGCGGACACCTGTTTCCGCCGCGATACCCTGGGCCACCTGATCCAGCCTCTGGGAGATCCGGCCGTTGGCGCCGTCTGTGGCCATGCCCGCATCGGCAACCTGCGCACGATGGTCGCCCGCTTCCAGGCCATCGAATATGCCTGCGGCTTCAACCTGGACCGGCAGGCCTTCGATGAGATCAACGGCATCACGGTTGTTCCGGGGGCCATCAATGCCGTACGCAAGGCCGCACTGCTCCGCTCCGGCGGCATCAGTGCGGACACCCTGGCCGAAGACACCGACTTCACGCTCGCCATGCACCGCCTCGGATACCGCATCGTCTATGCGCCCAGGGCCATCGCCTACACCGAAGCCCCGGAAACCCTCGCGGCGCTGGGCAAGCAGCGGTTCCGCTGGGCCTTCGGCACCCTGCAGTGCCTGTGGAAACACCGGGACATGACCTTCAACCCCCGGTACAAGGCGCTCGGATGCCTGTCCCTGCCGAACGTGTGGTTTTTCCACATTCTGCTCATCGCAGTCAGCCCAATCGTCGATCTGATGCTTCTGCTGGGGGTTCTGCTCGGAATTTCCGGCTTCCCGATGCTCGTCTATTTTTCGGCGTTTCTGCTCTGCGAAATGCTGACGGCGGCCCTTGCCCTGCGGCTGGAAGGCGCACCCTGGCGGCATCTGCTGCTGGTGCCGATCATGCGGCTGGTCTACCGCCCGCTTCTGGGGTGGGTGATGTGGAAGTCTCTGGCCAAGGCCCTCAAGGGCGTCTGGGTGGGATGGGGAAAACTGGAACGAACCGGGGCCGTATCCCTTTCATGA